A window of Hemibagrus wyckioides isolate EC202008001 linkage group LG03, SWU_Hwy_1.0, whole genome shotgun sequence contains these coding sequences:
- the irf2a gene encoding interferon regulatory factor 2a isoform X2, whose translation MPIDRQRMRPWLEEQINSGKIQGLIWVNKEEKIFQIPWIHAARHGWDLDKDAPLFMNWAIHTGKYHPGVDRPDPKTWKANFRCAMNSLPDIEEVKDKSMKSGSNAFRMYRILSPSERAAKKAKKKKMEREAKAKGPVPRRKSKNSEQEKESQPKEDTLPDSTVLSTEPDQSMELSSPSKPTISYLPDVCAVVEVTTENEESAVSSTQIPYDFQISPVSCYAESDDEEEEEEEEEEKEEDEHSDEDVEPQDLSISSRQSCSSVLRIAPSFLDKQHSFISDKTNFWVTSCREDSPMISYDMEPWRPFLPALTIDLSTSSTSRASVIMKAVDLSSKKT comes from the exons ATGCCGATCGACAGGCAGCGAATGCGTCCATGGCTCGAGGAGCAGATAAACAGCGGTAAAATTCAAGGCCTGATCTGGGTTAAtaag GAGGAAAAGATATTTCAGATCCCGTGGATACACGCCGCCCGGCATGGCTGGGATTTGGATAAAGACGCTCCGCTCTTTATGAACTGGGCCATTCACACAG GAAAATACCATCCCGGAGTGGACAGACCTGACCCCAAGACATGGAAGGCGAACTTCCGCTGTGCCATGAACTCCTTGCCGGATATAGAGGAAGTAAAAGACAAAAGTATGAAAAGTGGAAGCAATGCGTTCAGGATGTATCGCATACTTTCTCCATCAGAAAGAGCAGCGAAGAAAG ccaagaagaaaaagatggagCGGGAAGCAAAAGCTAAA GGTCCGGTACCGAGACGGAAATCTAAGAACAGCGAGCAGGAGAAAGAGTCGCAGCCGAAAGAAGACACGCTGCCGGACAGCACGGTTTTATCCACAG AACCGGATCAAAGCATGGAGCTCAGTTCTCCCAGTAAGCCGACCATAAGCTATCTCCCGGACGTCTGCGCTGTGGTGGAGGTCACCACTGAGAATGAGGAGTCAGCAGTCAGCTCCACCCAGATCCCCTACGACTTCCAGATCTCCCCCGTGTCCTGTTATGCTG AGAgcgatgatgaggaggaggaggaggaggaggaggaggagaaggaggaggatgaacacagtgatgaagatgtggag CCTCAGGACTTATCCATCAGTTCCAGACAATCTTGCTCCTCTGTGCTCAGGATCGCGCCCAGCTTTCTGGACAAGCAGCACTCGTTCATCTCGGACAAGACGAACTTTTGGGTGACGAGCTGCCGAGAGGATTCGCCCATGATCAGCTACGACATGGAGCCCTGGCGCCCGTTCCTTCCTGCTCTCACCATCGACCTCAGCACCAGCTCCACGTCTCGCGCCAGCGTCATCATGAAAGCCGTGGACCTTTCGTCCAAAAAGACGTAG
- the tmem134 gene encoding transmembrane protein 134 isoform X1, with the protein MAKQFTIDDAFSLEGEEEGVGPDEDLDGWKDREKERDGEMMFGPLTFSKPQSLPSSSTGTTDHSNLKYQNLENEEALGSPVNSTFNNLFKISDPATLSYCSSQWSFSTLSSVTQLSAHCCGWTSHPLIKKNRRVVLASFLLLITGVALIFTGIVLELNPQAEVSSAIFFVSGFLLFIPGVYHVIYISCAVRGRRGFKFFYLPYFEK; encoded by the exons ATGGCGAAGCAGTTCACCATCGACGACGCCTTCTCAttggagggggaggaggaaggGGTGGGGCCAGATGAGGACCTGGATGGCTGgaaggatagagagaaagagcgtgatggagagatgatgttCGGCCCGCTGACGTTCTCCAAACCACAGAGTCTTCCATCCTCCTCCACCGGAACGACGGATCACAGCAACCTCAAATACCAG aACCTGGAGAATGAGGAGGCTTTGGGCAGTCCTGTTAACTCCACCTTTAACAACCTGTTTAAGATCAG cgaTCCAGCTACACTGTCCTACTGCAGCTCTCAGTGGTCCTTCAGCACGCTCAGCTCCGTTACACAGCTATCTGCACACTGCTGcgg GTGGACGTCTCATCctttaataaaaaagaacagGAGAGTGGTGCTGGCctcattcctcctcctcatcactgGAGTCG ctctgatTTTTACAGGCATTGTTCTTGAGTTAAACCCACAAGCAG AGGTCTCAAGTGCCATTTTCTTTGTCTCTGGATTTCTGCTCTTCATTCCTGGGG TTTACCATGTGATCTACATAAGCTGCGCTGTTAGAGGGAGACGGGGATTCAAGTTCTTTTACCTGCCGTACTTTGAGAAATAg
- the irf2a gene encoding interferon regulatory factor 2a isoform X1: protein MPIDRQRMRPWLEEQINSGKIQGLIWVNKEEKIFQIPWIHAARHGWDLDKDAPLFMNWAIHTGKYHPGVDRPDPKTWKANFRCAMNSLPDIEEVKDKSMKSGSNAFRMYRILSPSERAAKKAKKKKMEREAKAKGPVPRRKSKNSEQEKESQPKEDTLPDSTVLSTGEEPDQSMELSSPSKPTISYLPDVCAVVEVTTENEESAVSSTQIPYDFQISPVSCYAESDDEEEEEEEEEEKEEDEHSDEDVEPQDLSISSRQSCSSVLRIAPSFLDKQHSFISDKTNFWVTSCREDSPMISYDMEPWRPFLPALTIDLSTSSTSRASVIMKAVDLSSKKT, encoded by the exons ATGCCGATCGACAGGCAGCGAATGCGTCCATGGCTCGAGGAGCAGATAAACAGCGGTAAAATTCAAGGCCTGATCTGGGTTAAtaag GAGGAAAAGATATTTCAGATCCCGTGGATACACGCCGCCCGGCATGGCTGGGATTTGGATAAAGACGCTCCGCTCTTTATGAACTGGGCCATTCACACAG GAAAATACCATCCCGGAGTGGACAGACCTGACCCCAAGACATGGAAGGCGAACTTCCGCTGTGCCATGAACTCCTTGCCGGATATAGAGGAAGTAAAAGACAAAAGTATGAAAAGTGGAAGCAATGCGTTCAGGATGTATCGCATACTTTCTCCATCAGAAAGAGCAGCGAAGAAAG ccaagaagaaaaagatggagCGGGAAGCAAAAGCTAAA GGTCCGGTACCGAGACGGAAATCTAAGAACAGCGAGCAGGAGAAAGAGTCGCAGCCGAAAGAAGACACGCTGCCGGACAGCACGGTTTTATCCACAGGTGAGG AACCGGATCAAAGCATGGAGCTCAGTTCTCCCAGTAAGCCGACCATAAGCTATCTCCCGGACGTCTGCGCTGTGGTGGAGGTCACCACTGAGAATGAGGAGTCAGCAGTCAGCTCCACCCAGATCCCCTACGACTTCCAGATCTCCCCCGTGTCCTGTTATGCTG AGAgcgatgatgaggaggaggaggaggaggaggaggaggagaaggaggaggatgaacacagtgatgaagatgtggag CCTCAGGACTTATCCATCAGTTCCAGACAATCTTGCTCCTCTGTGCTCAGGATCGCGCCCAGCTTTCTGGACAAGCAGCACTCGTTCATCTCGGACAAGACGAACTTTTGGGTGACGAGCTGCCGAGAGGATTCGCCCATGATCAGCTACGACATGGAGCCCTGGCGCCCGTTCCTTCCTGCTCTCACCATCGACCTCAGCACCAGCTCCACGTCTCGCGCCAGCGTCATCATGAAAGCCGTGGACCTTTCGTCCAAAAAGACGTAG
- the tmem134 gene encoding transmembrane protein 134 isoform X2, with product MAKQFTIDDAFSLEGEEEGVGPDEDLDGWKDREKERDGEMMFGPLTFSKPQSLPSSSTGTTDHSNLKYQNLENEEALGSPVNSTFNNLFKISDPATLSYCSSQWSFSTLSSVTQLSAHCCGWTSHPLIKKNRRVVLASFLLLITGVALIFTGIVLELNPQAVYHVIYISCAVRGRRGFKFFYLPYFEK from the exons ATGGCGAAGCAGTTCACCATCGACGACGCCTTCTCAttggagggggaggaggaaggGGTGGGGCCAGATGAGGACCTGGATGGCTGgaaggatagagagaaagagcgtgatggagagatgatgttCGGCCCGCTGACGTTCTCCAAACCACAGAGTCTTCCATCCTCCTCCACCGGAACGACGGATCACAGCAACCTCAAATACCAG aACCTGGAGAATGAGGAGGCTTTGGGCAGTCCTGTTAACTCCACCTTTAACAACCTGTTTAAGATCAG cgaTCCAGCTACACTGTCCTACTGCAGCTCTCAGTGGTCCTTCAGCACGCTCAGCTCCGTTACACAGCTATCTGCACACTGCTGcgg GTGGACGTCTCATCctttaataaaaaagaacagGAGAGTGGTGCTGGCctcattcctcctcctcatcactgGAGTCG ctctgatTTTTACAGGCATTGTTCTTGAGTTAAACCCACAAGCAG TTTACCATGTGATCTACATAAGCTGCGCTGTTAGAGGGAGACGGGGATTCAAGTTCTTTTACCTGCCGTACTTTGAGAAATAg
- the dctd gene encoding deoxycytidylate deaminase: protein MNLEEKKTCDLINGTGVPAQARKRQDYLEWSEYFMAVAFLSAQRSKDPSSQVGACIVNQENKIVGIGYNGMPNGCDDDLLPWARSADDRLDTKYPYVCHAEMNAIMNKNSADVKGCTIYVALFPCNECAKLIIQSGIKDVVYLSDKYHYTPEMEASRRLLDLARITYRQFQPKRKKIVIDFDSVGPSAQRECNEDCTPALNGNSTETTNNQN, encoded by the exons ATGAATCTAGAAGAAAAGAAGACATGCGATTTAATTAACGG CACAGGCGTTCCTGCCCAGGCCAGGAAGAGGCAGGACTACCTGGAGTGGTCAGAGTATTTCATGGCTGTCGCATTTTTATCCGCGCAGAGGAGCAAAGATCCGAGCTCACAG gtgggagCGTGTATTGTAAATCAGGAGAATAAGATTGTGGGGATCGGCTATAACGGGATGCCTAATGGCTGTGATGATGACCTCTTGCCCTGGGCTCGCTCCGCTGATGACAGACTGGACACTAAATATCCCTATG tgtgccaCGCTGAGATGAATGCCATCATGAATAAAAACTCAGCAGATGTGAAAGGCTGCACCATTTATGTTGCTCTGTTTCCTTGTAACGAGTGTGCTAAACTCATCATCCAGtcag GTATTAAAGACGTGGTTTATTTGTCAGATAAATACCACTACACCCCAGAGATGGAAGCTTCCAGAAGACTGCTGGATTTGGCCCGTATTACATACAG GCAGTTTCAGCCGAAgaggaagaagattgtgattgATTTTGACTCTGTTGGTCCCTCTGCACAGCGTGAGTGTAACGAAGACTGCACACCGGCGCTAAACGGCAACAGTACTGAAACAACTAACAACCAGAACTGA